A window of Streptomyces armeniacus contains these coding sequences:
- a CDS encoding LysR family transcriptional regulator, whose amino-acid sequence MDGRTELELRHLRCLVAIVDTGSFTDAGIELGLSQAAVSRQLRALERILGVRLLHRTSRTVTPTTAGVQVLARARLLLAEADELVRQATTGHTRLHIGHAWSAMGRHTAEFQRRWHDRYPDVELQLIRHNTPTAGLAEGLCDLAVLRSAVDTRRYANALVGHERRFLALASDDPWARRRGVRLAEIRERTLVVDRRTGTTTLDLWPEGARPAVEYTHDIDDWLAAIATGRCVGVTPQATTTQYRRDGIAYRPVRDAAPVPVHLIWRRHDPHPATHAAVALLADLYREDDGPRRQQRL is encoded by the coding sequence ATGGACGGACGTACGGAGCTGGAGCTGCGGCACCTGCGCTGCCTGGTCGCGATCGTCGACACCGGCAGCTTCACCGACGCGGGCATCGAGCTGGGCCTGTCCCAGGCCGCCGTCTCCCGCCAACTGCGCGCGCTGGAACGGATCCTCGGCGTACGGCTGCTGCACCGCACCAGCCGTACGGTCACGCCGACCACCGCCGGCGTACAGGTACTCGCCCGCGCCCGCCTGCTGCTCGCCGAGGCCGACGAACTGGTCCGGCAGGCCACCACCGGCCACACCCGCCTGCACATCGGGCACGCCTGGTCCGCGATGGGCCGGCACACCGCCGAGTTCCAGCGCCGCTGGCACGACCGCTACCCGGACGTCGAACTCCAGCTGATCCGCCACAACACCCCCACCGCCGGCCTCGCCGAGGGGCTGTGCGACCTCGCTGTGCTCCGCAGCGCCGTCGACACCCGCCGCTACGCCAACGCCCTCGTCGGCCACGAACGCCGCTTCCTCGCCCTCGCCTCCGACGACCCCTGGGCCAGGCGCCGCGGCGTCCGGCTGGCGGAGATCCGCGAACGCACCCTCGTGGTGGACCGCCGTACGGGCACCACCACCCTCGACCTGTGGCCGGAAGGCGCGCGGCCCGCCGTGGAGTACACCCACGACATCGACGACTGGCTCGCCGCCATCGCCACCGGCCGCTGCGTCGGCGTCACCCCGCAGGCCACCACCACGCAGTACCGCCGCGACGGGATCGCCTACCGGCCCGTACGCGACGCCGCCCCCGTCCCCGTGCACCTCATCTGGCGCCGGCACGACCCGCACCCCGCCACCCACGCCGCGGTGGCGCTGCTCGCGGACCTGTACCGGGAGGACGACGGCCCTCGGCGGCAGCAGAGGTTATAA
- a CDS encoding EamA family transporter, with translation MAAVEARTEAPPAAPSRAASPRWSGMALMLGSGLSNQVGASVAALAFPVLGPLGVVAVRQWVAAVVLLGAGRPKPRTFTAAQWRPVLGLAVVFATMNLALYAAIDRIGLGLAVTLEFLGPLAVALAGSRRRTDLACALAAAGAVALLARPRPSTDYLGIGLALLAAVCWGCYILLNRTVGARLPGLQGSAAAAAVSGLLYVPAGVAVLWLHRPTPVVLLCALTAGVLSSAVPFLSDLLALRRIPARFFGIFMSVNPVFAALIGMAVLGQYLDAASWLAVAVIVTANAVAVGTAGDGARGIPKSRAGSGG, from the coding sequence ATGGCAGCTGTGGAAGCGCGCACCGAGGCACCGCCCGCCGCCCCCTCGCGGGCGGCGTCACCCCGCTGGTCCGGGATGGCGCTGATGCTGGGCAGCGGATTGTCCAACCAGGTCGGGGCGTCGGTCGCCGCGCTCGCGTTCCCCGTCCTGGGACCACTGGGCGTGGTGGCCGTACGGCAGTGGGTGGCCGCGGTCGTGCTGCTCGGCGCGGGCCGGCCGAAGCCGCGTACGTTCACCGCCGCGCAGTGGCGCCCGGTGCTGGGCCTGGCCGTGGTGTTCGCGACGATGAACCTGGCGCTGTACGCGGCCATCGACCGGATCGGGCTCGGGCTCGCGGTCACCCTGGAGTTCCTCGGCCCGCTCGCCGTGGCGCTGGCCGGCTCCCGCCGCCGTACGGACCTGGCCTGCGCGCTCGCCGCGGCGGGCGCCGTGGCGCTCCTCGCCCGGCCCCGGCCCAGCACCGACTACCTCGGCATCGGCCTGGCGCTGCTCGCCGCCGTCTGCTGGGGCTGCTACATCCTGCTCAACCGCACGGTGGGCGCGCGCCTGCCCGGCCTCCAGGGTTCGGCGGCGGCCGCGGCCGTCTCCGGGCTGCTGTACGTGCCGGCCGGCGTCGCCGTGCTGTGGCTGCACCGGCCCACGCCCGTCGTCCTGCTGTGCGCGCTGACGGCCGGCGTGCTGTCGTCCGCGGTGCCGTTCCTCTCCGACCTGCTGGCCCTGCGCCGGATACCCGCCCGCTTCTTCGGGATCTTCATGAGCGTCAATCCGGTGTTCGCGGCGCTGATCGGCATGGCCGTGCTCGGGCAGTATCTCGACGCGGCGTCGTGGCTGGCCGTCGCGGTGATCGTCACCGCCAACGCCGTCGCCGTGGGCACCGCCGGCGACGGCGCCCGCGGCATCCCCAAGTCCCGGGCGGGCAGCGGCGGTTGA
- a CDS encoding ABC transporter substrate-binding protein, whose translation MDTDSFWTFRDDRGREVTAPRRPRRIVAYVPAAAAALQHLGVTVAGIYGSPHDKDGLDPVKADGLSSADVAYLGAGTDLTAPAVLAAEPDLFVSVTYDGTRVYGVEPGVVEELEAAVPTVALAVGPGHRLLSVRDRFGELARALGTGGGHGGTGAADAEAEQLSASRLRTVARRAAHVRVLALSPADPERAHVARPGAWPDLQELAEAGLRLPDVEGPGANWATLGWDEVAALDPDVVLTDVRSNAVPVTELESVAGWRSVRTRAAVVPWNPELPCTSRAISDFLDAVARAVERKGRELAP comes from the coding sequence ATGGACACAGACAGCTTCTGGACCTTCCGGGACGACCGCGGACGCGAGGTGACGGCCCCCCGGAGACCGCGCCGCATCGTCGCCTACGTACCGGCGGCGGCGGCGGCCCTGCAGCACCTGGGCGTCACTGTGGCGGGCATCTACGGCTCCCCGCACGACAAAGACGGCCTCGACCCGGTGAAGGCTGACGGCCTGTCCTCGGCGGACGTCGCGTACCTCGGCGCCGGCACGGATCTGACCGCCCCGGCGGTGCTCGCCGCCGAGCCGGACCTGTTCGTCTCGGTGACGTACGACGGCACGCGGGTGTACGGCGTCGAGCCGGGCGTCGTCGAGGAGTTGGAGGCCGCCGTGCCCACGGTCGCCCTCGCCGTGGGCCCCGGGCACCGGCTCCTGTCCGTACGGGACCGGTTCGGCGAACTGGCCCGTGCCCTCGGCACGGGCGGCGGCCACGGCGGCACGGGCGCGGCCGACGCCGAGGCGGAACAGCTCAGCGCGAGCCGGCTGCGTACGGTGGCCCGGCGCGCCGCGCACGTACGGGTGCTGGCGCTCTCGCCCGCGGACCCCGAGCGGGCGCACGTGGCCCGGCCCGGCGCGTGGCCGGATCTGCAGGAGCTCGCGGAGGCGGGGCTGCGGCTGCCGGACGTGGAGGGCCCCGGCGCCAACTGGGCCACGCTCGGCTGGGACGAGGTGGCCGCACTCGACCCGGACGTCGTGCTGACGGACGTCCGCAGCAACGCCGTGCCCGTCACGGAGCTGGAGAGCGTCGCGGGCTGGCGCAGCGTGCGTACGAGGGCGGCCGTCGTCCCGTGGAACCCCGAACTGCCCTGTACGTCGCGCGCGATCAGCGACTTCCTCGACGCGGTCGCGCGCGCCGTGGAGCGGAAGGGACGCGAACTCGCCCCGTGA
- a CDS encoding aminoglycoside adenylyltransferase family protein: MEATEQTQQIVRLVDDVLGPEVIGMYLHGSAVLGGLRPASDLDVLVITRRGMDGPERRALLDGLFPLSGSAHAARPVELTVVVQSEVRPWRYPPAGDFLYGEWMRDELAAGGPPQPEPMPDLALLLTMVLAGDHPLAGPTPARVLDPVPHADLVRASVAGIPGLLHDLDDDTRNVVLTLARVWTTLATGEIRTKDAAADWALGRLPPEHRPVLRHARDLYLNRRYSEESWSDELRARVRPHVDQVLAGIDGLTPR, translated from the coding sequence ATGGAGGCGACGGAGCAGACACAGCAGATCGTGCGGCTGGTCGACGACGTGCTCGGCCCGGAGGTCATCGGCATGTACCTGCACGGCTCCGCCGTGCTCGGCGGCCTCCGGCCGGCCAGCGACCTCGACGTCCTCGTCATCACCCGGCGCGGCATGGACGGCCCGGAGCGGCGGGCGCTCCTCGACGGGCTGTTCCCGCTCTCCGGCTCCGCGCACGCGGCCCGCCCTGTCGAACTCACCGTCGTCGTCCAGTCCGAGGTCCGCCCCTGGCGGTACCCTCCGGCCGGCGACTTCCTGTACGGCGAGTGGATGCGCGACGAACTGGCCGCAGGCGGGCCGCCGCAGCCCGAACCGATGCCGGACCTGGCCCTGCTGCTCACGATGGTGCTCGCCGGCGACCACCCCCTCGCCGGACCGACTCCGGCGCGGGTGCTCGACCCCGTACCGCACGCGGACCTCGTACGGGCGAGCGTGGCCGGCATCCCCGGACTGCTCCACGACCTGGACGACGACACCCGCAACGTCGTACTGACCCTCGCCCGCGTCTGGACCACCCTGGCCACCGGCGAGATCCGGACCAAGGACGCCGCCGCCGACTGGGCCCTCGGCCGGCTCCCGCCGGAACACCGGCCCGTGCTGCGGCACGCCAGGGACCTGTACCTCAACCGCCGCTACTCGGAGGAGAGCTGGAGCGACGAGCTCAGGGCGCGGGTGCGCCCGCACGTGGATCAGGTGCTCGCCGGCATCGACGGGCTCACGCCCCGCTGA
- a CDS encoding sulfatase family protein, with protein sequence MDTQSMTVGLRFRRGTGGRSRILVAMAAVLALVACGIAGERYGWAGLGEDEDGAGANRKPNVVMIMTDDQWLESVRVMDRTREIFGDGGVEFEKYYPSMPLCCPSRSTFLSGQFAHNNGVRHNSSPLGGYAKLDDGNTLPVWMQKAGYATSHIGKYPNGYGHEDPKDVPPGWDEWRGSVDPSTYRMWGYRLNENGKLKTYGSPEVEDPKLYQTDVYRDKAADFIERKSAEGKPFFLDVAFLAPHGELLGGKKKGGAKGSKKGAAGDGAAGGGAAKDGAANEADRPQVGPAPRPAPRHEGEFADEPLPGTPAYGEEDMSDKPAFLRDYPDLDEETKQEITDSYRGRLESLLAVDEAVGKIVSTLREAGQLDNTYLLFASDNGFFFGEHGIPTGKFLPHEASGHVPMMMRGPGIEGGTASKELSSNVDLAATIADIGGAKPGLALDGRSLLPYARDPRRHTDRPILHEAAEGARPKPVPEGGPASGGDAESGRRAAEGDLDQDGEASPGKTKKRKPKYGQVYSAAYESIRTERYLYVRYVQGGRELYDLEKDPHELSSKHDDPAYADVRKGLEKALRTLQGCAGEECNKEAGKLPEPEG encoded by the coding sequence ATGGACACGCAAAGCATGACGGTGGGGCTGCGCTTCCGGCGGGGCACGGGGGGCCGGTCGAGGATCCTGGTGGCGATGGCCGCCGTGCTCGCACTGGTCGCGTGCGGGATCGCCGGCGAGCGGTACGGGTGGGCCGGGCTCGGCGAGGACGAGGACGGGGCGGGTGCGAACCGGAAGCCCAACGTTGTAATGATCATGACGGACGACCAGTGGCTGGAGTCCGTACGCGTGATGGACCGCACGCGCGAGATCTTCGGCGACGGGGGAGTGGAGTTCGAGAAGTACTACCCGTCGATGCCGCTGTGCTGCCCTTCGCGGTCGACGTTCCTCAGCGGCCAGTTCGCGCACAACAACGGCGTACGGCACAACTCCTCGCCGCTCGGCGGCTACGCGAAGCTCGACGACGGGAACACGCTGCCGGTCTGGATGCAGAAGGCGGGCTACGCGACCTCGCACATCGGCAAGTACCCGAACGGCTACGGCCACGAGGACCCCAAGGACGTGCCGCCCGGCTGGGACGAGTGGCGCGGCTCGGTGGACCCGTCGACGTACCGGATGTGGGGGTACCGGCTCAACGAGAACGGCAAGCTCAAGACGTACGGGAGCCCGGAGGTCGAGGACCCGAAGCTGTACCAGACGGACGTGTACCGCGACAAAGCCGCCGACTTCATCGAGCGCAAGTCGGCGGAGGGCAAGCCGTTCTTCCTGGACGTGGCGTTCCTGGCGCCGCACGGGGAGCTCCTCGGCGGGAAGAAGAAGGGCGGCGCGAAGGGCAGCAAGAAGGGCGCGGCGGGGGACGGCGCGGCGGGGGGCGGCGCCGCGAAGGACGGCGCCGCGAACGAGGCGGACCGGCCGCAGGTCGGCCCCGCGCCCCGGCCCGCGCCGCGCCACGAGGGCGAGTTCGCCGACGAGCCGCTGCCCGGCACGCCCGCGTACGGCGAGGAGGACATGTCCGACAAGCCCGCGTTCCTGCGCGACTACCCCGACCTGGACGAGGAGACCAAGCAGGAGATCACTGACAGCTACCGCGGGCGGCTGGAGTCGCTGCTCGCCGTAGACGAAGCCGTCGGGAAGATCGTGTCGACACTGCGCGAGGCGGGCCAGCTCGACAACACGTACCTCCTCTTCGCCTCGGACAACGGCTTCTTCTTCGGCGAGCACGGCATCCCCACCGGGAAGTTCCTGCCGCACGAGGCGTCGGGGCACGTGCCGATGATGATGCGCGGGCCCGGCATCGAGGGCGGCACCGCGTCGAAGGAACTGAGCAGCAACGTCGACCTCGCCGCGACGATCGCCGACATCGGCGGCGCCAAGCCGGGGCTCGCGCTCGACGGGCGGTCCCTGCTGCCGTACGCGCGCGACCCGCGCCGGCACACCGACCGGCCGATCCTGCACGAGGCGGCCGAGGGCGCGCGGCCCAAGCCGGTGCCCGAGGGCGGCCCGGCGTCCGGGGGCGACGCCGAGTCCGGACGGCGCGCCGCCGAGGGCGACCTGGACCAGGACGGCGAGGCGTCGCCCGGCAAGACCAAGAAGCGCAAGCCCAAGTACGGGCAGGTGTACTCGGCGGCGTACGAGTCGATCCGTACGGAGCGGTATCTGTACGTGCGCTACGTCCAGGGCGGCCGGGAGCTGTACGACCTCGAGAAGGATCCGCACGAGCTGAGTTCGAAGCACGACGACCCCGCGTACGCGGACGTGCGCAAGGGGCTGGAGAAGGCGCTGCGGACGCTCCAGGGGTGCGCGGGCGAGGAATGCAACAAGGAGGCGGGGAAGCTGCCCGAGCCCGAGGGGTGA
- a CDS encoding arsenate reductase ArsC, protein MPDKPSVLFVCVHNAGRSQMAAAWLTHLAGDRVEVRSAGSAPADRVNPAVVEAMREVGVDITAETPKVLTADAVRASDVCVTMGCGDACPVFPGKRYLDWELTDPAGQGVAAVRPIRDEIRERIEGLIAEIAPEPAT, encoded by the coding sequence ATGCCCGACAAGCCGTCCGTCCTCTTCGTGTGCGTCCACAACGCGGGCCGTTCCCAGATGGCCGCCGCCTGGCTGACCCATCTCGCCGGAGACCGGGTGGAGGTGCGCTCCGCGGGCTCCGCCCCCGCGGACCGGGTCAACCCGGCCGTCGTGGAGGCGATGCGCGAGGTCGGCGTCGACATCACCGCGGAGACGCCGAAGGTGCTCACCGCGGACGCCGTGCGGGCGTCCGACGTGTGCGTGACGATGGGCTGCGGCGACGCCTGCCCGGTCTTCCCCGGAAAGCGGTATCTGGACTGGGAGTTGACGGACCCGGCGGGCCAGGGCGTGGCGGCCGTACGGCCCATCCGCGACGAGATCCGCGAGCGGATCGAGGGCCTGATCGCCGAGATCGCACCGGAGCCCGCCACGTAG
- a CDS encoding ArsR/SmtB family transcription factor, which translates to MMTSAKTELITPDADLVRVLADPLRLRIVTLLAHETLCTTHLVAETGARQTNLSNHLRVLREAGVVETEPCGRFTYYRLRPDVLTAIAGAFTALAETARTTTATDRKRPCP; encoded by the coding sequence ATGATGACGTCAGCCAAGACTGAACTGATCACGCCGGACGCGGACCTCGTCCGCGTCCTCGCCGACCCGCTCAGGCTCCGGATCGTGACGCTGCTCGCCCACGAGACGCTGTGCACCACCCACCTCGTGGCGGAGACCGGTGCGCGGCAGACCAACCTCTCCAACCACCTGCGGGTGCTGCGCGAGGCGGGCGTCGTGGAGACCGAGCCGTGCGGCCGGTTCACGTACTACAGGCTGCGCCCGGACGTCCTCACCGCCATCGCCGGCGCCTTCACGGCGCTGGCCGAGACCGCCCGTACGACCACAGCGACCGACCGGAAGAGGCCCTGCCCGTGA
- the arsB gene encoding ACR3 family arsenite efflux transporter — protein MTSTESAATPARPSKSPTPAPSTGGGGPAGDPDRGVVARLSTLDRFLAVWILAAMALGLGLGRVIPGLNDALAKVEIGGISLPIAAGLLIMMYPVLAKVRYDKLDAVTGDRRLMVSSLVINWLLGPAVMFALAWIFLADLPEYRTGLIIVGLARCIAMVIIWNDLACGDREAAAVLVALNSVFQVLVFGLLGWFYLDLLPGWLGLGEGERLDISMWKIALNVVIFLGVPLLAGFLTRRIGEKKLGREAYEERFLPRIGPFALYGLLFTIVLLFALQGKTITSQPLDVARIALPLLVYFALMWFGSFALGKAIGLTYDRTATLAFTAAGNNFELAIAVAIATFGVTSGQALSGVVGPLIEVPVLVGLVYVSLAWRRKFSGQPG, from the coding sequence GTGACCAGCACGGAATCCGCCGCCACGCCCGCCAGACCCTCGAAGTCCCCGACGCCCGCCCCTTCCACGGGCGGCGGCGGTCCCGCCGGTGACCCGGACCGGGGCGTCGTGGCCCGGCTCTCCACCCTCGACCGCTTCCTGGCGGTGTGGATTCTCGCCGCGATGGCGCTCGGCCTCGGCCTCGGCCGTGTGATCCCCGGCCTCAACGACGCGCTGGCGAAGGTGGAGATCGGCGGCATCTCGCTGCCGATCGCCGCCGGCCTGCTGATCATGATGTACCCGGTGCTCGCCAAGGTCCGCTACGACAAGCTCGACGCGGTCACCGGCGACCGCCGGCTCATGGTCTCCTCGCTGGTCATCAACTGGCTGCTCGGGCCCGCCGTCATGTTCGCGCTCGCCTGGATCTTCCTCGCCGACCTGCCCGAATACCGCACCGGGCTGATCATCGTCGGCCTCGCCCGCTGCATCGCCATGGTGATCATCTGGAACGACCTGGCCTGCGGCGACCGCGAGGCGGCGGCCGTACTGGTCGCGCTCAACTCCGTGTTCCAGGTGCTGGTCTTCGGGCTGCTCGGCTGGTTCTATCTCGACCTGCTGCCCGGCTGGCTCGGCCTCGGCGAGGGCGAACGGCTCGACATCTCCATGTGGAAGATCGCCCTCAACGTCGTCATCTTCCTCGGCGTACCGCTCCTCGCGGGCTTCCTGACCCGCCGCATCGGCGAGAAGAAGCTCGGCAGGGAGGCGTACGAGGAGCGGTTCCTGCCGCGTATCGGCCCGTTCGCGCTGTACGGGCTGCTGTTCACGATCGTCCTCCTCTTCGCGCTGCAGGGGAAGACGATCACCTCGCAGCCGCTGGACGTGGCCCGGATCGCGCTGCCGCTGCTGGTCTACTTCGCGCTGATGTGGTTCGGCTCGTTCGCGCTGGGCAAGGCGATCGGCCTCACGTACGACCGCACCGCGACGCTCGCCTTCACCGCCGCCGGGAACAACTTCGAACTGGCCATCGCCGTCGCCATCGCCACTTTCGGCGTCACCAGCGGCCAGGCGCTGTCCGGGGTGGTGGGCCCGCTCATCGAGGTGCCCGTCCTGGTGGGGCTGGTGTACGTGTCACTCGCCTGGCGCCGCAAGTTCAGCGGGCAGCCCGGTTAG
- a CDS encoding flavin-containing monooxygenase, whose product MREEFDVAVIGGGQSGLAAASAALGEGLRPVVLEAAGRPAGSWPRYYDSLTLFSPARHSALPGLPFGGDGDRHPHRDEVVDYLTGYAARLDVEIRTHTRVTSVESDGDGFVLRTGDGRALAAAGVVAATGAFDNPLLPDLPGARDFTGELLHAAGYRNPAPYAGKRVVVVGGGNSAVQIGHELAAVADVTLASRSPLRFLPQLREGRDLHHWLTTAGFDQLPAAWLTFVGGTLVLDDGRYRKALETGRLVRRPMFAALEGDAVVWSDGTRERVDTVLLATGYRPSLDCLRPLGALDADGAPLHTGGLSLTTPGLAFLGLELQRSFASNTLRGVSRDAAYVLPPLAAHVRKAPAAAGF is encoded by the coding sequence ATGAGGGAAGAGTTCGACGTCGCGGTGATCGGCGGCGGCCAGTCTGGGCTGGCCGCCGCGAGCGCTGCGCTGGGGGAGGGGCTGCGGCCGGTGGTGCTGGAGGCCGCCGGTCGCCCGGCGGGGTCGTGGCCGCGCTACTACGACAGCCTCACCCTCTTCTCGCCCGCCCGGCACAGCGCGCTGCCCGGCCTGCCGTTCGGCGGCGACGGCGACCGCCACCCGCACCGCGACGAGGTCGTCGACTACCTCACGGGTTACGCGGCACGCCTGGACGTGGAGATCCGTACGCACACCCGCGTGACGAGCGTGGAGTCCGACGGCGACGGCTTCGTGCTGCGTACGGGCGACGGGCGCGCCCTCGCCGCGGCCGGAGTCGTCGCGGCCACCGGCGCCTTCGACAACCCGCTGCTGCCCGACCTCCCCGGTGCGCGCGACTTCACCGGCGAACTGCTGCACGCCGCCGGCTACCGCAACCCCGCGCCGTACGCGGGCAAGCGCGTCGTCGTGGTCGGCGGCGGGAACTCCGCCGTCCAGATCGGCCACGAACTGGCCGCCGTCGCAGACGTGACCCTCGCCAGCCGCAGTCCGCTGCGGTTCCTGCCGCAGCTGCGCGAGGGCCGCGACCTGCACCACTGGCTGACGACGGCGGGCTTCGACCAACTGCCCGCCGCGTGGCTCACCTTCGTCGGCGGCACCCTCGTCCTGGACGACGGCCGCTACCGGAAGGCCCTGGAGACGGGCCGGCTGGTACGGCGGCCGATGTTCGCCGCGCTCGAGGGCGACGCGGTCGTCTGGTCCGACGGCACCCGGGAACGCGTCGACACGGTGCTGCTCGCCACCGGCTACCGCCCCAGCCTCGACTGCCTGCGGCCGCTCGGCGCGCTGGACGCCGACGGCGCCCCGCTGCACACCGGCGGCCTCTCCCTCACCACTCCCGGACTCGCCTTCCTGGGCCTGGAGTTGCAGCGCTCCTTCGCCTCGAACACCCTGCGCGGGGTGAGCCGGGACGCCGCGTACGTACTGCCGCCGCTCGCCGCGCACGTACGCAAGGCCCCGGCCGCGGCGGGGTTCTGA
- a CDS encoding FAD-dependent oxidoreductase, with the protein MNAPTTAPPTVVIGAGPIGLAAAAHLLERGIEPLVLEAGPAAGSAVREWGHVRLFSTWSELVDPAAEKLLAPTGWTPPDGAAYPSGADWAQRYLQPLADALGHRVLYGATVTGVSRTGRDRIVDADRAAQPFTVHLRHADGRGERLTARAVVDASGTWATPSPLGGDGLPALGEQAASARISYRVPDLDDPAVRARYAGRRTAVIGSGASAFTALAQLARLAGEAPGTHAVWVLRRGIGASTFGGGTADQLPARGALGLAAKAAVDDGHADAVTGFRTAAVEASGERLVLVAEDGRRLDPVDEVIALTGLRPDLSFLSELRLGLDERLQAPVALAPLIDPNQHSCGTVYPHGAKELAHPEQDVYLAGMKSYGRAPTFLAMTGYEQVRSIAAALAGDHEAAGRVELVLADTGVCGGSGLFDDPAAGQPENAGGCC; encoded by the coding sequence GTGAACGCGCCCACCACCGCCCCGCCCACCGTGGTGATCGGAGCAGGCCCGATCGGCCTCGCCGCCGCCGCCCACCTCCTGGAGCGCGGCATCGAACCCCTGGTCCTGGAGGCCGGACCGGCCGCCGGGAGCGCCGTACGCGAATGGGGTCACGTACGGCTGTTCTCCACCTGGTCCGAGCTGGTCGACCCCGCCGCGGAGAAGCTGCTCGCACCCACCGGCTGGACCCCGCCCGACGGCGCCGCCTACCCCTCCGGCGCGGACTGGGCCCAGCGGTACCTCCAGCCGCTCGCCGACGCCCTCGGCCACCGCGTGCTCTACGGCGCCACGGTCACCGGCGTCTCCCGCACCGGACGCGACCGCATCGTGGACGCCGACCGCGCGGCGCAGCCGTTCACCGTCCACCTCCGGCACGCCGACGGCCGCGGCGAACGCCTCACCGCCCGCGCCGTCGTGGACGCCTCCGGCACCTGGGCCACCCCCTCACCGCTCGGCGGCGACGGCCTGCCCGCGCTCGGCGAGCAGGCGGCGTCCGCCCGGATCTCGTACCGCGTCCCCGACCTCGACGACCCGGCCGTACGCGCCCGTTACGCGGGCCGCCGCACCGCCGTCATCGGCTCCGGCGCCTCCGCCTTCACCGCCCTCGCCCAGCTGGCCCGACTCGCCGGGGAGGCGCCGGGCACACACGCCGTGTGGGTCCTGCGGCGCGGCATCGGCGCCTCCACCTTCGGCGGCGGCACCGCCGACCAGCTGCCCGCGCGCGGCGCGCTCGGCCTCGCCGCGAAGGCCGCCGTGGACGACGGCCACGCCGACGCCGTCACCGGCTTCCGCACCGCCGCCGTCGAGGCAAGCGGCGAACGGCTGGTCCTCGTCGCCGAGGACGGCCGCCGCCTCGACCCCGTGGACGAGGTCATCGCGCTCACCGGTCTCCGCCCCGACCTGTCCTTCCTGTCCGAACTCCGCCTCGGCCTCGACGAACGCCTCCAGGCCCCGGTGGCGCTCGCCCCCCTCATCGACCCCAACCAGCACTCGTGCGGCACCGTCTATCCGCACGGCGCCAAGGAGCTGGCCCACCCGGAGCAGGACGTCTATCTCGCCGGCATGAAGAGTTACGGCCGCGCCCCCACGTTCCTGGCCATGACCGGCTACGAACAGGTCCGCTCCATCGCCGCCGCCCTCGCGGGCGACCACGAGGCCGCCGGGCGCGTGGAGTTGGTCCTCGCCGACACCGGCGTGTGCGGCGGCTCCGGCCTCTTCGACGACCCCGCCGCCGGGCAACCGGAGAACGCGGGCGGCTGCTGCTAG
- a CDS encoding carbohydrate ABC transporter permease — MSAAVRGDTPVRDTETVRPARPVRSARPVRVVLRAWGRSAGLHVAALALAVFLCGPFAWMVLTAMKSPADIFATPPVWWPHELTLHNFVSAARNDFLHSLANSAVVCAGTTVLCMLLALTACYPLTRPGLRGRSGVLGVILVSQLLPHAVLLVPVYRLAGDLGMLNTRWGLMLAMLAFNLPVGIWLLRGFLSAVPFAVEEAARIDGLSQFRAYWTVGVPLALPGVLAVTVYVFFTSWQEFVFAMVFLTDPEQSTTPLALLGFIGQHSVDWGLLMGASTLTMIPVLLLFVLVHRHLLGGLTAGAVKD, encoded by the coding sequence GTGAGCGCGGCGGTGCGGGGCGACACCCCCGTACGGGACACGGAGACCGTACGGCCTGCCCGCCCCGTACGGTCCGCGCGGCCCGTACGGGTCGTTCTGCGGGCGTGGGGCCGTTCGGCCGGGCTGCACGTGGCGGCGCTGGCGCTGGCGGTCTTCCTGTGCGGCCCGTTCGCCTGGATGGTGCTGACCGCGATGAAGTCCCCGGCGGACATCTTCGCCACGCCCCCGGTCTGGTGGCCGCACGAACTGACGCTGCACAACTTCGTCTCCGCCGCACGCAACGACTTCCTGCACTCCCTGGCCAACAGCGCCGTGGTCTGCGCGGGCACCACCGTGCTGTGCATGCTGCTGGCGCTGACCGCCTGCTATCCGCTGACCCGGCCCGGCCTGCGCGGCCGTTCGGGCGTGCTCGGCGTGATCCTCGTGTCCCAGCTGCTGCCGCACGCCGTCCTGCTGGTGCCGGTGTATCGGCTGGCCGGCGACCTCGGGATGCTGAACACCCGGTGGGGCCTGATGCTCGCGATGCTCGCGTTCAACCTGCCCGTCGGCATCTGGCTGCTGCGCGGCTTCCTGTCGGCGGTGCCGTTCGCGGTGGAGGAGGCGGCGCGTATCGACGGGCTGTCGCAGTTCCGCGCGTACTGGACCGTGGGCGTGCCGCTGGCGCTGCCCGGGGTGCTGGCGGTGACGGTGTACGTGTTCTTCACCTCGTGGCAGGAGTTCGTCTTCGCCATGGTCTTCCTCACCGACCCGGAGCAGAGCACCACGCCTCTGGCGCTGCTCGGCTTCATCGGCCAGCACTCGGTCGACTGGGGCCTGCTGATGGGCGCTTCGACGCTGACGATGATCCCGGTGCTGCTGCTGTTCGTCCTCGTGCACCGGCATCTGCTGGGCGGCCTGACGGCGGGCGCGGTGAAGGACTGA